From Amycolatopsis sp. WQ 127309:
TGCGGGCGACGCCCGGCCGCTGGGCGAACTGCTCGCTTTCTGCGGCGGGCTACCGGATCTGCTGCGCGCGGCCGGCGACCGGCTCGCCGCGCGGCCGCACTGGCGGATCGCCGACGTCGTCGCGTGGCTCGCGGCGGAGGTCGCCCCGGCCCGGCTCGACGCGTCCCTGCAGCGGCTCGCCCCGGCCGAGCGGACGGCGTTCCGCGCGTTCGCCGGGCTGCCGCGCGAGGTCGGCGTCCCGCTGGTCGCGCGGCGGCTGCGGGTGGGCCAGGCCGAGGCACGGCGGCTGCTGGAACGGCTGGTCGACGTCCACCTGCTCACCGCGCCCGGCCCCGGGCGGTACCGGGCGCGGGTTTCCCGGCCGGGTGACCAAGGGGTGCACGTGGCATGACCCGGCTAGGCTCGGTGCCCGTGCGGGTACTGGTCACCGAGGACGACGAGGACATCCGCCTCGCCGTCGAGCTGGCGTTGCGCGACGCCGGGTTCGCCGTCGACACGGCGCCCGACCTGGCGACCGCGGACGAAGCATTGTTCGTCAATTCCTACGACTGCGCGGTGTTCGACCGGAAACTGCCGGACGGTGATTCCCTCGGCTTTGTCCGTGGCCACCGGAATTCCGGCTGGACGGTTCCCGTGCTGTTCTTGACCGGGCACGACAGCGTCGCCGACCGCGTCGCCGGGCTGGCCGAAGGCGACGATTACCTCGGCAAGCCGTTCGCCGTCGCCGAGCTGATCGCGCGGGTGCGGAACCTGTGCCGCCGCGCCGTCGCGTCGGGGCCCGAAGTCCTGCGCCACGGCGACCTTTCCCTGGACGTCTACCGGCACGAAGTCCATCGTTCCGGCGTGCTCGTTTCCTTGACGGCCAAGGAGTTCGCCGTGGTGCGGCGGTTGCTGGAGGCGGCCGGGAGCACGGTCACGCGGCGCGAACTGGAGGCGGCGGCGTGGGACGAACTGGTCGCGCCGACGTCCAACGTGCTCGACGTCGTGATCGCGCAGCTGCGGCGCAAACTCGGGCCGCCGCCGATCGTGCGGACCGTGCGGGGAACAGGTTTCGCGCTTTCCTGATGTATTGGCGCTGTATCGCGGTTGGACGGCGATCGCGCACCATTCCCGGGTAGGACTTTCTTCGATTCCCGGGAGCACTGTGATGAGCAAACCGAA
This genomic window contains:
- a CDS encoding winged helix-turn-helix domain-containing protein, with translation MTRLGSVPVRVLVTEDDEDIRLAVELALRDAGFAVDTAPDLATADEALFVNSYDCAVFDRKLPDGDSLGFVRGHRNSGWTVPVLFLTGHDSVADRVAGLAEGDDYLGKPFAVAELIARVRNLCRRAVASGPEVLRHGDLSLDVYRHEVHRSGVLVSLTAKEFAVVRRLLEAAGSTVTRRELEAAAWDELVAPTSNVLDVVIAQLRRKLGPPPIVRTVRGTGFALS